One Megalops cyprinoides isolate fMegCyp1 chromosome 17, fMegCyp1.pri, whole genome shotgun sequence DNA window includes the following coding sequences:
- the selenol gene encoding selenoprotein L gives MDGDPTPQGDDILINALKDLVHIVQNLLENAEKESSKGSLEEFVSTKLGPLFGLIPAGAKFLNSLSVKKMSEAEDLWKNAYHRAEVRDLVEDLMQLGEKWDAFLEQLDVELQMSDRLLASSPQAVSLCGEMVLTDARSGESVTLAKYLGKGENLLLVLLRHFAULPURDHVTELEANQGLLDAQSLRVLVVSSGCQEGADYWLQDTGCKYDMLLDPQKKIYSAFGLGASYAKVLKFNSMLEYGEYTVQQRTFPQAQPNIIKDIYQLGGDFVLDEEGKVIYSHPSKSPRDRPAVSEILAAIAEGSHSSNP, from the exons ATGGATGGGGATCCGACACCGCAGGGAGATGATATTCTCATAAATGCCCTGAAAGATTTGGTCCACATTGTACAGAACTTATtagaaaatgcagagaaagagagcagcaAAG GCTCTCTGGAAGAATTTGTCTCAACTAAACTTGGCCCCTTGTTCGGATTAATTCCTGCAGGCGCAAAATTTTTAAACAG CTTGTCTGTTAAGAAGATGAGTGAAGCCGAGGACCTATGGAAGAATGCTTATCA CCGTGCTGAAGTGCGGGACCTCGTTGAAGATTTAATGCAGCTTGGG GAGAAATGGGATGCCTTCCTTGAGCAGCTAGACGTGGAGCTGCAGATGAGCGACAGGCTGCTGGCCAGCAGCCCGCAGGCAGTCAGTCTGTGTGGAGAGATGGTCCTTACTGATGCCAGGAGTGGGGA gaGCGTGACCCTGGCTAAGTACCTGGGGAAAGGTGAAAACTTGCTCCTTGTCTTGCTCAGGCACTTTGCCTGACTACCGTGACGAGACCATGTGACTGAGCTGGAGGCCAATCAG GGTCTCCTGGATGCTCAGTCACTGCGGGTGCTGGTGGTCTCGTCTGGATGTCAGGAAGGGGCTGATTACTGGCTGCAGGATACAGGGTGCAAGTATGACATGCTGCTTGACCCACAGAAGAAG ATTTACAGTGCCTTTGGCCTGGGTGCATCTTATGCGAAAGTACTGAAATTCAACAGCATGCTTGAGTATGGCGAATATACGGTGCAACAGAGAACCTTTCCTCAAGCACAGCCTAACATCATCAAAGACATCTATCAG TTGGGTGGTGACTTCGTCCTGGATGAAGAAGGGAAAGTGATCTATTCTCACCCCAGCAAGAGCCCAAGGGACCGGCCTGCAGTGTCAGAGATACTGGCGGCCATTGCTGAGGGAAGTCACTCCTCCAACCCGTAA